The Streptomyces seoulensis genome contains a region encoding:
- a CDS encoding flavin-containing monooxygenase — protein MAEHEHVRVAVIGSGFGGLGAAVRLRREGITDFVVLERAGGVGGTWRDNSYPGCACDVPSHLYSFSFAPNPDWPRTFSGQEHIRAYLERVADDFGLRPHLRFDSEVKLMTWDEVELRWNIETASGSLTADVVVSATGPLSDPKIPAIPGLDSFPGRVFHSARWDHDYDLRGKRVAMVGTGASAIQIVPSIQPEVGKLTVFQRTPPWVMPRMDRAIGTAERRLHQALPFTARLRRGLLWGIRELQVQAFTKHPDELGLVERLAKRNMARAVKDPALRAKLTPDYRIGCKRILLSSTYYPALARPNVDVVASGVSEIRGSTVVAADGTETEVDAIIFGTGFHVTDMPIAERVVGAGGVTLAEAWKGGMEALRGGSAAGFPNWLSVIGPNTGLGNSSMILMIESQLNYLADYMRQLDTLGGRTALDARPAAVDRWNRRVQERMKRTVWNTGGCTSWYLDASGRNTTVWPGTTTEFRQATRRVDLTEYEVLRKPVSDQQTPARSEATA, from the coding sequence ATGGCCGAGCACGAGCATGTACGGGTGGCGGTGATCGGGTCCGGCTTCGGCGGGCTGGGGGCCGCCGTGCGGCTGCGCCGGGAGGGGATCACCGACTTCGTCGTCCTGGAGCGGGCCGGCGGCGTGGGCGGCACCTGGCGAGACAACAGCTACCCCGGCTGTGCCTGCGACGTGCCCTCGCACCTGTACTCCTTCTCCTTCGCGCCCAACCCCGACTGGCCGCGCACCTTCTCCGGGCAGGAGCACATCCGCGCCTACCTGGAGCGCGTCGCCGACGACTTCGGGCTCCGCCCGCATCTGCGCTTCGACTCCGAGGTCAAGCTGATGACCTGGGACGAGGTGGAGCTGCGCTGGAACATCGAGACCGCGAGCGGCTCGCTCACCGCCGACGTGGTCGTCTCCGCCACCGGCCCGCTGTCCGACCCGAAGATCCCCGCGATCCCGGGGCTGGACTCGTTCCCCGGCCGGGTGTTCCACTCCGCCCGCTGGGACCACGACTACGACCTGCGCGGCAAGCGCGTCGCCATGGTCGGCACCGGCGCCTCCGCCATCCAGATCGTCCCCTCGATCCAGCCCGAGGTCGGCAAGCTCACCGTCTTCCAGCGCACCCCGCCCTGGGTGATGCCCCGCATGGACCGGGCCATCGGCACCGCCGAGCGCAGGCTGCACCAGGCGCTGCCCTTCACCGCGCGGCTGCGGCGAGGGCTGCTGTGGGGCATCCGGGAGCTCCAGGTGCAGGCGTTCACCAAGCACCCCGACGAACTCGGCCTGGTCGAGCGGCTCGCCAAGCGCAACATGGCCCGCGCCGTCAAGGACCCGGCTCTGCGCGCCAAGCTGACCCCCGACTACCGCATCGGCTGCAAGCGCATCCTGCTCTCCAGCACGTACTACCCGGCGCTGGCCCGGCCCAACGTGGACGTGGTCGCCAGCGGGGTCAGCGAGATCCGGGGCTCGACCGTGGTCGCGGCCGACGGCACCGAGACCGAGGTCGACGCGATCATCTTCGGCACCGGCTTCCACGTCACCGACATGCCCATCGCCGAGCGCGTGGTCGGCGCCGGGGGCGTCACGCTCGCGGAGGCGTGGAAGGGCGGGATGGAGGCGCTGCGCGGTGGCTCGGCCGCCGGGTTCCCGAACTGGCTGAGCGTCATCGGGCCCAACACCGGCCTGGGCAACTCCTCCATGATCCTCATGATCGAGTCCCAGTTGAACTACCTCGCCGACTACATGCGCCAGCTCGACACCCTCGGCGGCCGCACCGCGCTCGACGCCCGCCCCGCCGCCGTCGACCGCTGGAACCGGCGGGTGCAGGAGCGGATGAAGCGCACCGTCTGGAACACCGGCGGCTGCACCAGTTGGTACCTGGACGCCAGTGGCCGCAACACCACCGTCTGGCCCGGCACCACCACCGAGTTCCGCCAGGCCACCCGCCGCGTGGACCTCACGGAGTACGAGGTGCTGCGCAAGCCGGTGTCCGACCAGCAGACCCCCGCCCGGAGCGAGGCCACCGCATGA
- a CDS encoding alpha/beta fold hydrolase: MSRTLEVTSTGGARLHVEVHGAEGAPPVVLSHGWTCSTAFWAAQIEELARDHRVIAYDQRGHGRSPYSPACSTDALADDLEAVLAATLARGERALVVGHSMGGMTIMAAASRPRFQEHAAAALLCSTGSGRLTAEARVVPLRAGRARTWLTGHILGSSLPLGPVTPMAKKILKYATMGPGSAPHMVDACARIVHACPRAARYAWGAVLAGLDLDHGVGRLTLPTAVLHGTADRLTPPVHARALVAALPNCAGLTELTGVGHMTPVEAPEAVTGRIRELVTTYVTGSIPVRLEEGA; the protein is encoded by the coding sequence ATGAGCCGCACCCTGGAGGTCACCTCCACCGGCGGCGCCCGCCTGCACGTCGAGGTGCACGGCGCCGAGGGCGCGCCCCCGGTCGTCCTCTCCCACGGCTGGACCTGCTCGACCGCCTTCTGGGCCGCGCAGATCGAGGAGCTGGCCCGGGACCACCGGGTCATCGCCTACGACCAGCGCGGACACGGCCGCAGTCCGTACAGCCCGGCCTGCTCCACCGACGCGCTCGCGGACGACCTCGAAGCGGTCCTCGCCGCCACCCTCGCGCGGGGCGAACGCGCCCTCGTCGTCGGCCACTCCATGGGCGGCATGACCATCATGGCCGCCGCGAGCCGCCCCCGCTTCCAGGAGCACGCGGCCGCCGCGCTGCTGTGCAGCACCGGCAGCGGACGGCTGACCGCCGAGGCGCGCGTGGTGCCGCTGCGCGCCGGACGTGCCCGCACCTGGCTCACCGGGCACATCCTCGGCTCGTCCCTGCCGCTCGGACCGGTCACGCCCATGGCGAAGAAGATCCTCAAGTACGCGACCATGGGCCCCGGTTCGGCCCCGCACATGGTGGACGCGTGCGCCCGGATCGTGCACGCCTGCCCGCGCGCCGCCCGGTACGCCTGGGGCGCGGTGCTGGCCGGACTCGATCTCGACCACGGTGTCGGGCGGTTGACCCTGCCCACCGCCGTGCTGCACGGCACCGCCGACCGGCTCACGCCCCCGGTGCACGCCCGTGCGCTCGTGGCCGCGCTGCCGAACTGCGCGGGCCTGACCGAACTGACGGGCGTCGGGCACATGACACCGGTGGAGGCACCGGAGGCGGTGACCGGACGGATACGGGAACTCGTCACCACGTACGTCACGGGGAGCATCCCCGTCCGCCTGGAGGAGGGCGCATGA
- a CDS encoding TetR/AcrR family transcriptional regulator has protein sequence MTDAATARRSRLTPERAAELYEAVLDLLREVGYDALTMDAVAARTRSSKATLYRQWGGKAELVARAIRHSKPGRISDVDTGSLRGDFHAVVRREDDCAMEQNSALMRGLAMATHTNPDLLQAFREQVIEPEVTELRRMLTRAVDRGEVAPDNPALPFVVHMMIGAFATRALIDEQPPTQDFLRSYIDAVVLPALGVPTV, from the coding sequence ATGACCGATGCCGCCACCGCGCGTCGCAGCAGACTCACGCCCGAGCGGGCGGCCGAGCTGTACGAGGCGGTCCTCGACCTGCTCCGCGAGGTCGGCTACGACGCCCTCACCATGGACGCCGTCGCCGCCCGCACCCGCTCCAGCAAGGCCACGCTCTACCGCCAGTGGGGCGGCAAGGCCGAACTGGTGGCCCGCGCGATCCGGCACAGCAAACCCGGCCGGATCTCCGACGTGGACACCGGCTCGCTGCGCGGCGACTTCCACGCCGTCGTGCGCCGCGAGGACGACTGCGCCATGGAGCAGAACAGCGCCCTGATGCGGGGCCTGGCCATGGCCACCCACACCAACCCGGACCTGCTGCAGGCGTTCCGGGAGCAGGTCATCGAGCCCGAGGTCACGGAACTGCGCCGGATGCTCACCCGGGCCGTGGACCGCGGCGAGGTGGCTCCGGACAACCCGGCGCTGCCGTTCGTGGTGCACATGATGATCGGCGCGTTCGCCACGCGGGCGCTCATCGACGAGCAGCCGCCCACGCAGGACTTCCTGCGCTCCTACATCGACGCCGTGGTCCTCCCCGCCCTCGGCGTCCCCACCGTCTGA
- a CDS encoding SDR family oxidoreductase: MSRVGLEGQVAVVTGAARGVGELLARKLSARGARVALVGLEEDELKAVSERLYGESAYWYADVTDHEAMGRVAAEVKERFGKVDIVVANAGVASGGPFADSDPVAWRRVIEVNLIGSAVTARAFLPVLTESRGYLLQIASLAAITPAPMMTAYCASKSGVEAYAHSLRGEVGYLGVRVGVAYLSWTDTDMVRGADQDDVMRELRQRLPWPSNKTYPLGPAVDRLVDGIERRSAHVYGQWWLRGMQGIRGYLPALIGTVGQREMRRYADRLTGMRSGLVGAGGAADEAARATQRN, from the coding sequence ATGAGCAGGGTCGGTCTCGAAGGACAGGTGGCCGTCGTCACCGGTGCGGCGCGCGGGGTCGGGGAGCTGCTCGCCCGCAAACTCTCAGCGCGCGGCGCCAGGGTGGCCCTGGTCGGCCTGGAGGAGGACGAGCTGAAGGCCGTCTCCGAGCGGCTGTACGGCGAGAGTGCCTACTGGTACGCCGACGTCACCGACCACGAGGCGATGGGCCGGGTCGCCGCCGAGGTGAAGGAGCGGTTCGGCAAGGTCGACATCGTCGTGGCCAACGCCGGTGTGGCGAGCGGCGGTCCGTTCGCCGACTCCGACCCGGTGGCCTGGCGGCGGGTGATCGAGGTCAACCTCATCGGCTCGGCCGTCACCGCCCGCGCCTTCCTCCCGGTGCTCACCGAGAGCCGCGGCTACCTGCTCCAGATCGCCTCCCTCGCCGCGATCACCCCGGCGCCGATGATGACGGCGTACTGCGCCTCCAAGTCCGGCGTGGAGGCGTACGCGCACAGCCTGCGCGGCGAAGTCGGCTACCTGGGCGTGCGGGTGGGCGTCGCCTACCTGTCCTGGACCGACACCGACATGGTGCGCGGCGCCGACCAGGACGACGTGATGCGGGAGTTGAGGCAGCGGCTGCCGTGGCCGTCGAACAAGACGTACCCGCTCGGCCCGGCCGTCGACCGGCTGGTGGACGGGATCGAGCGGCGGTCGGCGCATGTGTACGGGCAGTGGTGGCTGCGCGGGATGCAGGGCATCCGAGGCTACCTCCCTGCGCTCATCGGCACGGTCGGCCAGCGGGAGATGCGCAGGTACGCGGACCGGCTGACCGGCATGCGCTCGGGGCTGGTGGGAGCGGGCGGCGCCGCCGACGAAGCGGCCCGCGCTACGCAGCGTAACTGA
- the helR gene encoding RNA polymerase recycling motor ATPase HelR translates to MCARPVLDPAPESRAFELPDRLAAKADPALIAADERHFAEIAASLEQTVAELSENLDRLRRAPGGAGREVLERDLEIHRLTAQLRALRRFGLDLCLGRIVHADDPEPMYIGRLGLTDSTGRRLLIDWRSPAAEPFFAATHAHPMGLASRRRYRWTRGRISDYWDEVFTADGLEHHAALDDQSAFIATLGGNRSERMRDVLATIQADQDAIIRASSRGALVVDGGPGTGKTVVALHRSAYLLHSDPLLGHRRGGVLFVGPHQPYLNYVADVLPSLGEEGVRTCTVRDLVAEGPAAGVEADPEVARLKSSADLVKSVEKAVRFYETPPTETLTVATPWGELRLTAADWAEAFEAAEAGVPHNEARDLIWEALVTILHDQLDKEVPAKLFRRALASDGELTGTLRRAWPLLEAADVVGDLWTVPAYLRMCAPWLTPDEVRLLRRADPAAWTVSDLPLLDAARQRLGDPETSRTKRRQAATVAAERERMAAVIDSVIAADPDGEGAVTMLHGQDLKDSLVDEGALPAIETDALAGPFAHIVVDEAQELTDAEWQMLLLRCPSRSFTIVGDRAQARHGFTESWRERLARVGLGRIDVASLSINYRTPEEVMAEAEPVIRAALPDANVPTSVRANGIPVTYGPVSDLDSVLTGWLSENTEGTACVIGDPAFEERPRVRSLTPELAKGLEFDLVVLVDPDAFGEGIEGAVDRYVAMTRATQRLVVLTSA, encoded by the coding sequence ATGTGTGCGCGTCCCGTGCTCGATCCCGCGCCCGAGTCCCGCGCGTTCGAGCTGCCCGACCGGCTCGCCGCGAAGGCCGACCCGGCACTGATCGCCGCCGACGAGCGGCACTTCGCGGAGATCGCCGCGAGCCTGGAGCAGACCGTCGCCGAACTCTCCGAGAACCTCGACCGCCTGCGCCGGGCACCCGGCGGAGCGGGCCGGGAGGTGCTGGAGCGGGACCTGGAGATCCACCGGCTGACCGCCCAGTTGCGCGCCCTGCGCCGCTTCGGCCTCGACCTGTGCCTGGGCCGCATCGTCCACGCCGACGATCCGGAGCCGATGTACATCGGACGGCTCGGCCTCACCGACAGCACCGGCCGCCGCCTGCTGATCGACTGGCGCTCCCCCGCCGCGGAACCGTTCTTCGCCGCCACCCACGCCCACCCGATGGGCCTGGCCAGCCGCCGCCGCTACCGCTGGACGCGTGGCCGGATCAGCGACTACTGGGACGAGGTGTTCACCGCCGACGGCCTGGAGCACCACGCGGCGCTGGACGACCAGTCCGCGTTCATCGCCACCCTGGGCGGCAACCGCTCGGAGCGGATGCGGGACGTGCTCGCCACCATCCAGGCCGACCAGGACGCGATCATCCGGGCCTCCTCGCGCGGCGCGCTGGTCGTCGACGGCGGCCCCGGCACCGGCAAGACCGTCGTCGCCCTGCACCGCTCCGCCTACCTGCTCCACTCCGACCCGCTCCTCGGGCACCGCCGCGGCGGCGTGCTGTTCGTCGGCCCGCACCAGCCGTACCTGAACTACGTCGCCGACGTGCTGCCCAGCCTCGGCGAGGAGGGGGTGCGCACCTGCACCGTGCGGGACCTGGTCGCCGAGGGCCCCGCGGCGGGCGTCGAGGCGGACCCGGAGGTGGCCCGGCTGAAGTCCTCGGCGGACCTGGTGAAGTCGGTCGAGAAGGCGGTGCGCTTCTACGAGACCCCGCCCACCGAGACCCTGACGGTCGCCACCCCCTGGGGCGAACTGCGGCTGACCGCCGCCGACTGGGCCGAGGCCTTCGAGGCCGCGGAGGCGGGCGTACCGCACAACGAGGCCCGCGACCTGATCTGGGAGGCCCTCGTCACGATCCTCCATGACCAGCTCGACAAGGAGGTCCCGGCCAAGCTGTTCCGCCGGGCCCTGGCCTCCGACGGCGAGCTGACCGGCACCCTCCGGCGCGCCTGGCCCCTGCTCGAAGCGGCCGACGTGGTCGGCGACCTGTGGACGGTCCCGGCCTATCTGCGGATGTGCGCCCCCTGGCTCACCCCCGACGAGGTGCGCCTGCTGCGCCGCGCCGACCCCGCGGCGTGGACGGTGTCCGACCTGCCGCTGCTGGACGCGGCCCGGCAGCGGCTCGGGGACCCGGAGACCTCCCGGACGAAGCGCCGCCAGGCCGCCACGGTGGCCGCCGAGCGCGAGCGGATGGCCGCCGTCATCGACAGCGTCATCGCGGCCGACCCCGACGGCGAGGGCGCGGTGACGATGCTGCACGGGCAGGACCTCAAGGACAGCCTGGTCGACGAGGGCGCGCTGCCCGCGATCGAGACGGACGCGCTCGCCGGCCCCTTCGCGCACATCGTGGTGGACGAGGCCCAGGAGCTGACCGACGCCGAGTGGCAGATGCTGCTGCTGCGCTGCCCGTCCCGGAGCTTCACCATCGTCGGTGACCGTGCCCAGGCCCGGCACGGCTTCACCGAGTCGTGGCGGGAGCGGCTCGCGCGGGTCGGCCTCGGCCGGATCGACGTGGCGTCGCTGAGCATCAACTACCGCACCCCGGAAGAGGTGATGGCGGAGGCGGAACCGGTGATCCGGGCCGCGCTCCCCGACGCCAACGTGCCGACCTCGGTGCGCGCCAACGGCATCCCGGTCACCTACGGCCCGGTGTCGGACCTGGACTCCGTCCTCACCGGCTGGCTGTCCGAGAACACCGAAGGGACCGCCTGTGTCATCGGCGATCCCGCGTTCGAGGAGCGCCCCCGCGTCCGGTCGCTGACCCCGGAGCTGGCGAAGGGGCTGGAATTCGATCTGGTGGTCCTGGTGGACCCGGACGCCTTCGGCGAGGGCATCGAGGGTGCGGTGGACCGCTATGTGGCGATGACCCGCGCGACCCAGCGGCTGGTCGTCCTGACCTCCGCCTAG
- a CDS encoding S41 family peptidase — MSYLRLPHISDDLLCFVAEDDLWLAPLDEPGRPWRLTADRTKAGHPRFSPDGRQIAFTSWRSLVPEIHVVDVAGGPARQLTYWGSADTQVCGWTPPDQHGNSDILAVASHGQPFSYFTWAHKVRTDGDPGGRLPWGPVGDIQVADVAGEHRTLLLTGTPPHEPASWKRYRGGAMGRLWLQGQRLLEDIDGQLSSPMFVAGRVAFLSDHEGIGNLYSVAPDGTDLRRHTDHDAFYARHASTDGERVVYQCAGDIWIVDDFSPTGTSRKLDIDLGGSAPGRRPYQVPAAHNVDGLSVDETGRASAVTVRGSLYWLTHRDGPARTISDTPGVRVRLPEMLGSTGQIAYVTDAEGDDAVAISQLPRASGGREPRLLGEGRLGRVLELVSDPEGERLAVASHDGRLLLIDVAEDTEGTDGVEAGTVTELIRSDNGPVRDLAFSPDGAWLTWSHPGIGRSLRQIKLARIKDRLVVDVTNGRFEDENPVFTSDGRYLAFLSWRGFDPVYDVHTGDLSFPLGCRPYLVPLNSATPSPFALSPEGRPAAGGLDPLEAGSGEGGTVTVEVEGLENRVTPFPVMSSKYSALRPVAGGGLVWLRWPISGALGETFVNPADISGRPTLEHFNISKAKKSELVGHLDWFEVSGDGTRLVVVDEGDLRAVPATEPGDSDSTVWIDLRRILHEVDPAAEWRGAYAEGGRIIRDYFWDPGMCGIDWAAILEQYRPLVERVTSPDEFADLMREVLGELGTSHAYVTPARRNEGPPHYQRRQGLLGANFVCRDGSWVVKRILDGDSSDSRARSPLAGTGIREGAVLTHVNGRPVDPVAGPYPLLAGSGGTTVDLTFTPPAGEPGPARRVAVVPLIDERPLRYQDWVAKRREVVRELSGGECGYLHIPDMGGSGWAQFNRDLRLEVSRPALIVDVRGNAGGHISELVMEKLTRTILGWDLTRDAQPVSYASNAPRGPVVALADEATSSDGDMITAAFKLLGLGPVVGQRTWGGVVGMTGRHRLGDGTVITVPMNAAWFDEYGWSVENRGVTPDLEALRTPLDWAEGRYAQLDDAVGLALDMLRTTPAAVPPDYSDVPDRSRPKLPPREEG, encoded by the coding sequence GTGAGCTATCTGCGGCTTCCCCACATCAGCGACGATCTGCTGTGCTTCGTGGCCGAGGACGACCTCTGGCTGGCGCCGCTCGACGAACCGGGCCGCCCCTGGCGGCTCACCGCGGACCGCACCAAGGCCGGACACCCCCGCTTCTCGCCCGACGGCAGGCAGATCGCCTTCACGAGCTGGCGCAGCCTGGTGCCCGAGATCCACGTCGTGGACGTGGCCGGCGGCCCCGCGCGGCAGTTGACGTACTGGGGCAGTGCCGACACCCAGGTGTGCGGCTGGACGCCCCCGGACCAGCACGGGAACAGCGACATCCTGGCCGTGGCCTCGCACGGGCAGCCCTTCTCCTACTTCACCTGGGCCCACAAGGTCCGCACGGACGGCGACCCCGGCGGCCGGCTGCCCTGGGGCCCGGTCGGTGACATCCAGGTCGCGGACGTGGCCGGGGAACACCGGACCCTGCTGCTCACCGGCACCCCGCCGCACGAACCGGCGTCCTGGAAGCGGTACCGGGGCGGTGCCATGGGCCGGCTGTGGCTCCAGGGGCAGCGGCTGCTGGAGGACATCGACGGCCAGCTCTCCTCCCCGATGTTCGTCGCCGGACGCGTCGCCTTCCTCTCCGACCACGAGGGCATCGGCAACCTCTACTCCGTCGCCCCCGACGGCACCGACCTGCGCCGCCACACCGACCACGACGCCTTCTACGCCCGGCACGCCTCGACCGACGGCGAGCGGGTCGTCTACCAGTGCGCCGGTGACATCTGGATCGTGGACGACTTCTCCCCCACCGGCACCTCGCGCAAGCTGGACATCGACCTGGGCGGCTCCGCCCCCGGCCGCCGCCCCTACCAGGTGCCCGCCGCGCACAACGTGGACGGCCTCTCCGTGGACGAGACCGGCCGGGCCAGCGCGGTCACCGTCCGGGGCAGCCTGTACTGGCTCACCCACCGCGACGGCCCGGCCCGCACCATCTCCGACACCCCCGGCGTCCGGGTGCGCCTGCCGGAGATGCTGGGCTCCACCGGCCAGATCGCCTACGTCACCGACGCCGAGGGGGACGACGCCGTCGCCATCTCCCAGCTCCCCCGCGCCAGCGGCGGCCGCGAGCCCCGCCTGCTCGGCGAGGGCAGGCTGGGCCGGGTGCTGGAGCTGGTCTCCGACCCGGAGGGCGAACGGCTGGCCGTCGCCTCACACGACGGCAGGCTGCTGCTGATCGACGTCGCCGAGGACACCGAGGGCACCGACGGCGTGGAGGCGGGCACCGTCACCGAGCTGATCCGCTCCGACAACGGGCCCGTCCGCGACCTCGCCTTCTCCCCCGACGGCGCCTGGCTCACCTGGTCCCACCCCGGCATCGGCCGCTCCCTGCGCCAGATCAAGCTGGCCCGCATCAAGGACCGCCTCGTCGTCGACGTCACCAACGGCCGCTTCGAGGACGAGAACCCCGTCTTCACCAGCGACGGCCGCTACCTCGCCTTCCTGTCCTGGCGCGGCTTCGACCCGGTGTACGACGTGCACACCGGCGACCTGTCCTTCCCGCTCGGCTGCCGCCCCTACCTGGTCCCGCTGAACTCGGCCACGCCCTCCCCGTTCGCGCTCAGTCCCGAGGGCCGTCCGGCCGCGGGCGGGCTCGATCCGCTGGAGGCGGGGTCCGGCGAGGGCGGCACGGTGACGGTGGAGGTGGAGGGGCTGGAGAACCGCGTCACGCCGTTCCCGGTGATGTCCTCCAAGTACTCCGCGCTGCGTCCGGTCGCGGGCGGCGGGCTGGTGTGGCTGCGCTGGCCGATCTCCGGCGCGCTGGGCGAGACCTTCGTCAACCCGGCCGACATCAGCGGCCGGCCCACGCTGGAGCACTTCAACATCAGCAAGGCGAAGAAGTCCGAACTGGTCGGCCACCTCGACTGGTTCGAGGTGAGCGGCGACGGCACGCGGCTGGTCGTGGTGGACGAGGGCGATCTGCGCGCGGTACCCGCCACCGAGCCCGGCGACAGCGACAGCACGGTCTGGATCGACCTGCGCCGCATCCTGCACGAGGTGGACCCGGCCGCCGAGTGGCGGGGCGCCTACGCCGAAGGCGGCCGGATCATCCGGGACTACTTCTGGGACCCCGGCATGTGCGGGATCGACTGGGCCGCGATCCTGGAGCAGTACCGCCCGCTGGTCGAACGGGTCACCTCCCCCGACGAGTTCGCCGACCTGATGCGTGAGGTCCTCGGCGAACTGGGCACGTCGCACGCCTACGTCACCCCGGCCCGCCGCAACGAGGGGCCGCCCCACTACCAGCGCCGCCAGGGCCTGCTGGGCGCCAACTTCGTGTGCCGGGACGGCTCCTGGGTGGTCAAGCGCATCCTGGACGGCGACTCCTCCGATTCCCGCGCCCGCTCCCCGCTGGCCGGTACCGGCATCCGCGAGGGCGCCGTGCTGACCCACGTCAACGGCCGCCCGGTGGACCCGGTGGCCGGTCCGTACCCGCTGCTCGCGGGCTCCGGCGGCACCACCGTGGATCTCACCTTCACCCCGCCGGCGGGCGAGCCCGGCCCCGCCCGCCGGGTGGCCGTGGTCCCGCTGATCGACGAGCGGCCGCTGCGCTACCAGGACTGGGTGGCCAAACGCCGCGAGGTGGTCCGGGAGTTGAGCGGCGGCGAGTGCGGCTATCTGCACATCCCCGACATGGGCGGCTCGGGCTGGGCCCAGTTCAACCGCGACCTGCGCCTGGAGGTGTCCCGGCCCGCGCTGATCGTGGACGTACGCGGCAACGCGGGCGGCCACATCAGCGAGCTGGTGATGGAGAAGCTGACCCGGACCATCCTCGGCTGGGACCTCACCCGGGACGCGCAGCCGGTGTCGTACGCCTCCAACGCGCCGCGCGGGCCGGTCGTGGCGCTCGCGGACGAGGCGACCTCCTCCGACGGCGACATGATCACCGCGGCGTTCAAGCTGCTCGGGCTCGGTCCGGTGGTCGGACAGCGCACCTGGGGCGGGGTCGTCGGCATGACCGGTCGGCACCGGCTCGGGGACGGCACGGTCATCACGGTGCCGATGAACGCGGCCTGGTTCGACGAGTACGGCTGGTCGGTGGAGAACCGGGGCGTCACCCCGGACCTGGAGGCGCTGCGCACCCCGCTGGACTGGGCCGAGGGCCGCTACGCCCAGCTCGACGACGCGGTGGGGCTGGCGCTCGACATGCTGCGGACGACTCCGGCGGCGGTCCCGCCGGACTACAGCGACGTACCGGACCGTTCACGGCCCAAACTGCCGCCGCGCGAGGAGGGGTGA